A single region of the Strigops habroptila isolate Jane chromosome 3, bStrHab1.2.pri, whole genome shotgun sequence genome encodes:
- the HMGA2 gene encoding high mobility group protein HMGI-C isoform X2 yields MSAQGEGPGQPSTAAQEQPATAEPQKRGRGRPRKQPQEPTGEPSPKRPRGRPKGSKNKSPSKAAQKKAEATGEKRPRGRPRKWFKLGSWVLPVCMMKWRMIFYSAPERNAVKLL; encoded by the exons ATGAGTGCACAAGGTGAGGGACCCGGTCAGCCTTCCACTGCTGCCCAGGAGCAACCTGCAACCGCAGAGCCTCAGAAGAGAGGACGAGGCAGACCCAGGAAGCAACCACAA GAACCAACTGGTGAACCATCTCCTAAAAGACCAAGAGGAAGACCCAAAGGAAGCAAAAACAAGAGTCCCTCTAAAGCAGCTCAGAAG aaagcagaagccaCTGGTGAAAAGCGACCCAGAGGCCGGCCCAGAAAATGG TTTAAACTAGGTTCATGGGTTCTTCCTGTGTGCATGATGAAATGGAGAATGATATTTTATTCTGCAccagaaagaaatgctgttaaATTATTATAA
- the LOC115605566 gene encoding translation initiation factor IF-2-like has translation MRAAATGNIIMRVLPTDSTRMRVQKKKRGGGRKENPPLPAGGKTRRGLREREGGERRRRQSEKPKTQRAGAGGRPDKTRAARQPGSAAAAASRVPHRHGPAAAAGLKGQAGVSAPRAPPRSARRRRARARRSSPAHIPFHPRPAAAARGRPAAERNKGGRAGAALVPRPRRRRRAPFALRPAGTRRERGPFLRRRCGRRGGAAGAVAAGPRCRRHTVRRVRRLQGRRPPGSAMQSV, from the exons ATGAGAGCTGCTGCGACTGGAAATATTATTATGCGAGTCCTGCCCACGGACTCAACTAGGATGAgggttcaaaaaaaaaaaaggggggggggaagaaaagaaaatccacctTTACCCGCGGGTGGAAAAACCAGGAGGGGGCTGCGCgaaagggaggggggggaaaggaggaggaggcagagcgAAAAACCGAAAACCCAGCGAGCGGGGGCTGGCGGCCGGCCAGATAAAACACGAGCAGCACGGCAgccgggcagcgccgccgcggccgcctcACGTGTCCCGCACCGgcacggccccgccgccgcggcagGTTTAAAGGGCCAGGCCGGGGTCTCGGCGCCCCGCGCACCACCGCGCAGCGCTCGGCGGAGGAGAGCGCGGGCTCGGCGCTCTAGCCCCGCACACATCCCATTCCatccccgccccgccgccgctgcaCGTGGGCGCCCCGCCGCCGAGCGGAACAAAGgcggccgcgccggggccgcccTTGTGCCGCGGCCGCGTCGGCGCCGCCGAGCGCCATTCGCGCTCCGGCCCGCGGGCACCCGACGGGAGCGCGGCCCCTTCCTTCGCCGCCGGTGCGGCCGCCGGGGAGGCGCTGCCGGTGCGGTGGCCGCGGGGCCGCGCTGCCGGCGGCACACGGTGCGGCGGGTTCGGCGCCTCCAGGGACGGCGGCCGCCTGG GTCTGCAATGCAGTCTGTGTGA